AGGCCACGCATCCTGCGAATACGTGCGTCTCGACACCCAGCTTATGCAATGCTAACTTCGCCGAAGTTAGCTTAGGCAACACTACGTCCGAAGGGGAGACTGAGGCGTGGAAACCGCTGAATCCGGCGTGATCGCCACCCGGCCGAACACGGCCCGGGTGGACGACGATGTGGCGAGCCGATTCGCGACTTGTTCGCGGGCGCTGGGGCTGACCATCTACGACCGCACGCGGCCGGCCGACCTGGCCGCGGCCCGATCCGGGTTCACCGGCCTGGTGCGGATCGCCCACGACCAAGCCGACGCCTGGGTCGGCCTGGCTGCCGCCGGTGACACCTCCCTTCAAGTCCTGGAAGCGATTTCACGCAATAGCGGTACCGCCGGGGTGTTGCAACGCCAGGTGGAACTGTCGCCGGGCGCGTTGGGGTTCCGCTACGACTCCGGGCTGTACCTGAAGTTCCGTGCCACCGAGCCAGACGACTTCCATCTCGCCTACGCCGCGGCGTTGGCCGGCGCGGGACGGTTTGCCGAGGCGCACGACCTGGTGACGGCTGTCGGGCGGCGTAAGCCGAGCTCGCACGAGGCGCGCTGGGTGGCTGCGACGATTCACTACCGCGCCGAGCGGTGGGCCGACGTGGTCAAACTGCTGTCGCCCGTGGTCAACGACGCCACGCTGGACGAGCGCTACGCGCACGCCGCGAAGATCGCGCTGGGGATCTCGCTCGCGCGGCTCGGGATGTTTGCTGCGGCGCTCGCGTACCTCGAGGAGCCGGAGGGTCCGGTAGCGGTCGCGGCGGTGGACGGGGCGCTGGCCCGCGCGCTGTCGCTGCGGGCCGACGGCGACGAGGACACCGCCCGCGAGGTGCTGCAGGACCTCTACGCGGCCAACCCGGAGAACGCGCAGGTCGAAGAGGCGCTGACGGACACCAGCTTCGGCATCGTGCCGACCACGTCGGACCGCATCGACGCGCGCTCCGACCCGTGGGACGTCGGCACCGAGCCGCAGCCCGGCGACTTCGTCGACCCGGGCGCGCAGGAGCGCAAGGCCGAGTTGCTGTCGGAGGCCGAGCGTGAGCTCGACGAGTTCATCGGCCTGGAGAAGGTCAAGGATCAGGTCGCCCGACTCAAGAGCGCGGTGGCGATGGAGCTGGTGCGCAAGGAGCGTGGCCTCGAGGTCGCGCAGCGCACCCACCACCTGGTCTTCACCGGCCCGCCCGGAACCGGTAAGACCACGATCGCGCGTGTCGTCGCCAAAATCTATTGCGGCCTAGGCCTTTTGAAGAAAGAGAACATCAAAGAGGTGCACCGCGCCGACCTGATCGGTCAGCACATCGGTGAGACCGAGGCCAAGACGAACGCCATCATCGACAGCGCTCTGGACGGCGTGCTGTTCCTGGACGAGGCGTACGCGTTGGTCGCCACCGGCGCCAAGAACGACTTCGGCCTGGTGGCCATCGACACGCTGCTGGCCCGGATGGAGAACGACCGCGACCGGTTGGTGGTCATCATCGCCGGGTATCGCGCCGACCTCGACCGGTTCCTGGACACGAACCAGGGTCTGCGGTCCCGTTTCACCCGGACCATCGACTTCCCGTCGTACCAGCCGTCCGAGCTGATCGAGATCGCCAACTTCATGGCGACCCGGCGCGACAGCGCATTCGACCGCCAGGCGCTCGACGACCTGGAAGCCTTGTTCGCTCACATGGCCAGCACGACGAAGGCCGACTCGGTGGGTGTGGAACGCCGGGGCCTCGACATCGCCGGTAACGGTCGATTCGTTCGTAACGTCGTCGAAAAGTCGGAAGAGGAACGGGAATTCCGGTTGGACCACTCCGAACACGCCAAGACCGGCGAATTCACCGATGAGGAGCTCGTGACGATCACCGCCGCCGACGTGGCTAACACCGTGCCGCCGTTGCTGGAAGGCCTGCGGCTGGAGATGCCCGCATGACCAACCCTGAAAACGGCGACGACCGGCGGTCGTTCGCCTCGCGCACACCGGTGAACGACAACCCGGACAAGGTTGTCTACCGCCGTGGCTTCGTCACCCGCCACCAGGTCACCGGTTGGCGATTTGTCATGCGCCGCATCGCATCTGGTGTGGCGCTGCACGACACCCGGATGCTCGTCGACCCGCTGCGCAGCCAGACCCGTGCGGTGCTGATGGGCGTCGTCGTGCTGGTCACCGCGCTAGTCGGCTGCTTCGTCTTCTCGCTGATCCGGCCGAACGGGTCGGTGGCCAACAACGCGATCCTGGCCGACCGGTCGACCGCCGCGCTGTACGTACGCGTGGGGGATGAACTGCATCCGGTGCTCAACCTGGCTTCGGCCCGGCTGATCGCCGGCAAGCCGGCCAACCCGACACAGGTGAAAAGCACTGAGCTGGACAAGTTTCCGCTCGGTAACTTGATCGGCATCCCCGGTGCGCCGCAACGGATGGTGCAGAACACCCGCAAGGACGCCGACTGGACGGTGTGCGACGCGGCGACCGGTACCGCCGCGGGCGTCACGGTGATCGCGGGTGCCCCGGAGACCAGCGGCGCGCGCGCCGCCGCGGTGGACGCGGGCAAGGCCATTCTGGCCAGCAACTCCGGCAGCGCGTGGCTGCTGTGGGAAGGACGCCGCAGCCGGATCGACCCCGCTGACCACGCGGTGACCGGTGCCCTCGGACTGGGCACCGACATTCACGCGCCGCGGCCGATCGCGGCGGGCCTGTTCAACGCCATTCCCGAGTCGCCGCCGCTGGCCGCCCCCGTCATTCCCGACGCCGGCACACCGGCCCGTTTCCCGGTCCCGGCGCCGATCGGCGGTGTCGTGGAATCACATGGCTTGGAGGGCAATTCGACCAACTACTACGCGGTTCTGCCGGACGGACTGCAGCAGATTTCACCCGTGCTGGCCGCGATCCTGCGCAACGCCAACTCCTACGGTCTGGACCAGCCGCCGCGCTTGAGTGCTGACAAGGTGGCCAAGCTGCCCGTGTCACGGCAACTGGACACCAGCCGCTATCCGGAGCAACGCGTCAGCCTGCTCGACGCGACACACGATCCGGTCACCTGCGCGCATTGGAGCAAGGCCGCCGGCGCTAGCACGAATTCGCTGACGCTGCTTGCCGGTTCGGCGCTGCCGATTCCCGACTCGGTGCACACCGCCGACTTGGTCAGTGCCGGCGTCGACGGCGCCGCCAGCCGGGTGGCGATCGCCCCGGGGTCCGGCTACTTCGCGCAGACCGTCGGCCATAGCCCGTCGTCGCCGGCGGCCGGTTCGCTGTTCTGGATCTCCGACACCGGCGTTCGCTACGGCATCGACAACGAGGCCGGCGTCACCGGAAACGCGAAAACCGCTGATGCGCTTGGCCTTACCCAGCCTGCAACCCCCGCACCGTGGTCCGTCCTGTCATTGTTCGCGCGGGGGCCCGCGCTGTCGCGCGCCGATGCGCTGCTGGCCCACGACGGGGTGGCAGCCGACTTACGACCTGGTCGCGTCAAAGCCGAAGGGCAAAATCGATGAGCCGCTTGATCTTCGAGGCACGCCGCCGGCTGCCCTCGCCGGTGACCCGCAAGGGCAGCATCAGCATCGAGGCACCGCCGGAACTGCCGCGGGTGATTCCGCCGTCGCTGCTGCGCCGCGCGCTGCCAGTGGTGATCGTGTTGCTGATCGTGGGGATGATCGTCGCGATGGTCGCCACCGGAATGCGGCTCATCTCGCCGCAGACATTGTTCTTCCCGTTCGTGCTGCTGCTGGCGGCCACGGCGTTCTTCCGTGGGGGCGACAACAAGTCGCGCACCGAGGAAGTCGATGCCGAGCGCGCCGACTACCTGCGTTATCTCTCGGTGGTGCGAGACAACATCCGCGCCCAGGCCACCGCGCAGCGCGCAGCGGCGCAATGGTCGCATCCCGAACCGGCCGACCTGGCCGCGATCCCCGGATCGCGGCGGCAGTGGGAGCGCGATCCGCAGGACGGCGACTTCCTGGTAGTACGCGCCGGCATCCATTCGGCGGCACTGGATACCGCACTGCGGGTCAACGACACCGCCGACGAGGTCGACCTGGAGCCGGTGTCGCACAGCGCATTACGCAGCCTGCTCGACACCCAGCGCACCGTTCGCGACGTCCCGACCGGAATCGACCTGACCAAGCTGTCACGGGTCACCGTGCTCGGCGACGACGACGAGGTCCGCGGCGCGCTGCGGGCCTGGGTTGCGCAGGCCGTCACCTGGCATGACCCGACCGTGCTCGGCGTAGCGGTCGCCACGCCCGACATCGAGGCGTCGGACTGGTCGTGGGTCAAATGGCTTCCGCACGTGGACATCCCGGCCGAGGCGGACGGAGTGGGCCCGGCCCGCTACCTGTCGGCCAAGCCGGACGAACTGGCCGCGCTGCTCGGCCCGGCGCTTTCCGACCGTCCGGCGTTTACCGGTGGGCCGTCGGATGCGTTGCGGCACTTGCTGATCATCGTCGACGACCCGGACTTCGACCTGGCTGCTTCGCCGCTGGCGGCGGGGCGGGCCGGTGTCACCGTCGTCTACCGCTCGAGCACCCCTCCGCACCGTGAGCAGTACTCGGATCCGGAGCGGCCGATCCTGCGGGTCAGCGACGGCGCGATCGAGCGCTGGCAGACCGGCGGCTGGCAGGGCTACATCGACCATGCCGACTCGCTCGGCGTCGACGACGCGGTGCACGTCGCGCGCCGGCTGTCGCGCTGGGACTCCAACCCGACGCACAGCGGCCTGCAGTCCACGGCGACCCGCGGCGCGACATTCACCACGCTGCTGGGCATTTCGGACGCGTCTCGACTCGACGTGCCCACCATGTGGGCGCCGCGGCATCGCGACGAGGAGTTGCGGGTGCCGATCGGCGTGACGGCCACCGGCGAGCCGCTGATGTTCGATCTCAAGGACGAGGCCGAGGGCGGCATGGGGCCGCACGGCCTGATGATCGGTATGACCGGTGCCGGCAAGTCGCAGACCCTGATGTCGATTCTGTTGTCGCTGTTGACGACTCACTCAGCGGACCGGTTGATCGTAATCTACGCCGACTTCAAGGGTGAGGCCGGCGCGGACATCTTCCGCAACTTCCCCCAGGTCGTGGCGGTGATCTCCAACATGGCTGAGAAGAAGTCGCTGGCGGACCGGTTCGCCGACACCCTGCGTGGCGAGGTGGCCCGACGCGAGACCTTGCTGCGGGAGGCCGGCCGCAAGGTGCAGGGCAGCGCCTTCAACTCGGTGACCGAGTACGAGAATGCCGTCGCCGCGGGGCACGACCTGCCGCCGATCCCGACGCTGTTCGTGGTCGCCGACGAGTTCACCTTGATGCTCGCCGACCACCCCGAGTACGCGGAACTGTTCGACTACGTCGCCCGCAAAGGTCGCTCGTTCCGGATCCACATCCTGTTCGCGTCGCAGACGCTGGATGTCGGCAAGATCAAGGACATCGACAAGAACACCTCGTACCGCATCGGTCTGAAGGTGGCCAGTCCGGCGGTGTCGCGGTCGATCATCGGCGTCGAGGACGCGTACCACATCGAGGCGGGCAAGGAGCACAAGGGCGTCGGCTTCCTGGTGCCCGCGCCAGGCGCCGCGCCGATCAAGTTCCGCAGCACCTACGTCGACGGCATCTACGACCCGCCGCAGACACCGAAAACGCTTGTGGTGCACTCCGTTCCGGAGCCGAAGCTGTTCACCGCCGGCAGGGTCGAACCAGACCAGACCACGGTGATCGCCAAGAACGGTCACGACGAGCCGATCGCGCCGTCGCGCAAGCTGATCTCCACCATCGGCGATCAGCTGGCCCGCTTCGGCCCCCGTGCCCCGGAGCTGTGGCTGCCGCCGCTCGACGAGGTCATCCCGCTGAGCGCCGCGTTGGCGCGTGCGTCGGTGCCGCGCGGCGAATGGCGTTGGCCGCTGGGCGAAATCGACCGGCCGTTCCAGATGCGCCGCGACTCACTGGTGTTCGACGCGCGGTCCTCGGCCGGCAACCTGCTGATCCACGGTGGTGCGAAGTCCGGTAAATCGACTGCGCTGCAGACATTCATCCTGTCGGCGGCCAGCCTGCACTCGCCGCGCGAGGTGAGCTTCTACTGCCTCGACTACGGCGGCGGGCAGCTGCGCGGCCTGGAGGACCTGGCACACGTCGGCAGCGTCGCGTCGTCGCTGGAGCCCGAGCGCATCCGTCGCACCTTCGGCGAGCTGGAGCAGCTGCTGCGGTCCCGTCAGGAACGGGAAGTCTTCCGCGACAAGCAGGGCCCCGACGACGGGCTGGGCCAGGTGTTCCTGGTCATCGACAACCTGTACGCGTTCAGCCGTGACAACACCGACCAGTTCAACACGCGAAACCCGTTGCTGAGCAAGGTGACCGAGCTGGTCAACGTCGGCCTGGCCTACGGCATCCATGTCGTGGTGACGACTCCGAGCTGGCTCGAGGTGCCGCTGGCGATGCGCGACGGCCTGGGCATGCGACTTGAGCTCAAGCTGCACGACGCGCGGGACAGTAACGTCCGGGTGGTCGGTGCGCTGCACCGTCCGGCCGAGGGTGTGCCGGCCGACCAGCCGGGTCGCGGTCTGACCATGGCCGCCGAGCACTTCCTGATCGCTGCGCCCGAACTCGACCAGGTGGCCGCGATCAATGCCCGGCATGAGGGGATCGCCGCGCCACCGGTGCGGCTGCTGCCGAAGAACCTGGAGCCCGCCGTGCTCGAGCCGGTTTACGGCGGAGCCGACCGGATCGTCATCGGTCAGCGCGAAGAGGATTTGGCCGCAGTACAACTGGACTTCGCGCAGAACCCGCTGCTGATGGTGCTGGGCGACACCCGGACCGGTAAGACGACCTTGCTGCGGCACATCATTCGCACCATCCGCGACAACTCCACACCGGACCGCGTCGCATTCACGGTGCTGGACCGTCGGCTGCATCTGGTCGACGAGCCGCTGTTCCCGGACAACGAGTACACCGCCAACATCGACCGGGTCACCCCGGCGATGCTCGGACTCGCGGGCCTGATCGAAAAGCGGCGCCCGCCAGCCGGTTTGGATGCTTCGCAGCTGACCGGATGGTCTTTCGAGGGCCACACCCACTACCTGATCATCGACGACGTCGACCAGATTCCGGATACCCCGGCGATGACGGGACCGTATGTGGGACAACGCCCGTGGACGCCGCTGATCGGCCTGCTCGCGCAGGCCGGCGACCTGGGCCTGCGCGTCATCGTCACAGCGCGGGCCAGCGGTGCCGCGCATGCGTTGATGACCAGCCCGTTGCTGCGCCGGTTCAACGACCTGCAGGCGACCACGCTGATGTTGTCGGGTAACCCGGTGGACGGCGGCAAGGTCCGCGGCCAGCGATTCGACCGGCTGCCGGCCGGTCGGGCGATCCTGCTGACCGACAGCGACACCCCGACGTACGTGCAATTGGTCAATCCGCTTGTCGACGAGAGCGTTTCCGTCGACCGCGGCCGGTGAGTTTCAACAAAAGGAGTGAGGGGTCATGACACTACGGGTTGTTCCAGAAGGATTGGCGTCGGCCAGCGCGGCCGTCGAAGCGATCACCGCACGGTTGGCGGCCGCACACGCGGGCGCCGCGCCGGCCATCACCGCTGTCGTGCCGTCGGCGGCTGACCCGGTGTCGCTGCAGACCGCCGCGGGCTTCAGCGCGCAGGGCACCGAGCATGCCGCCGTCGCGGCCGAGGGCGTCGAGGAACTCGGCCGGGCCGGTGTCGGCGTGGGCGAGTCCGGCGTGAGCTATGCCGCCGGCGACGCCGCTGCCGCGGGGACATACGGCGGCGTCTGACGATGACCGCGCCGGTGTGGATGGCTTCGCCGCCTGAGGTGCACTCAGTGCTCCTCAGCAGCGGTCCTGGCCCGGGGTCGCTGTTGGCGGCCGCGCAGGCCTGGGCCGCGCTGAGCGCTGACTATGCCTCGGCGGCAAGCGATCTCACCTCGCTACTGGGCGCGGTCCAGGCAGGCGCATGGGAGGGCCCGAGCGCCGAGGAATACGTGAGCGCGCACCTGCCCTACCTGGCGTGGCTCACCGAGGCCAGCGCGAACAGCGCCGGCGCGGCAACCCAGCACGAGGTCGCCGCGGCCGCATACACCTCCGCGCTGGCCGCCATGCCGACGATTCCGGAGCTGGCGACCAATCACCTCATTCACGGCGTGCTGATCGCGACGAACTTCTTTGGGATCAATACGATTCCGATCGCGCTCAACGAGGCCGATTATGTCCGCATGTGGGTCCAGGCGGCGACCACGATGGCGAGTTACCAGGCGGTGTCCGGTGCCGCACTCGCGGCGGCGCCCCGCACCGAGGTGGCACCACCGGTGCTCAAGTCCGACAGCGCTCAGTCGGCCGCGGCCGTCCCGCCGACGGGTGACTTCTTCACCGACCTGTTCAACCAGTTGACGCAGCTGATCCAGGATCCGAGCGGGGCACTCAGTGCCATCTTCAGCAATCCGGCAGCGTGGGGTCCGCTGCTGTTCTTCATCGCCTACGAAGCGTTCTTCATCCCGTTCGGTAACACCTTCTGGTCGATCGTGCTCAGTTCGCCCGCGTGGCTCACGGTCATCCTCTACTTCGGCATCAAGGCCGCGCTGTCCGCGGGCGGTGCGGAGCCGGTTCCGGATGTCGCCGGAGTACCGGGCTTCCGGACCGGCCAGCCGACCGGCATGCCCGTCGCGGCGTTGACGTCGCCGGGCGGCGGAAGTGCCACGGCGAGTTCCGGATCGACCGCCGCGGCCGGTGCGGCCGGTGGTGCGGCCCCGGCTCCGGCGCCCGCCGCCGCCTTCCCGTACATGGTCGGTGGCATGGACCCCGACGGTGACCCCGGCCCGACGCTGATCGACCGCGACGAGAACAAGGCGCCGGCCGGCTCGATTGCCGCTGCCGCCGCCGTCGGCGCGGCGAGCCGGGCCAAGGCGCGCACGCGCCGTCGGCGCAAGTCCGAAATGCACGATCACGCAGATGAATTCGCCGACATGAACATCGACGTCGACCCCGACTGGGGGGCGCAGGACGACCGTGAACTGGTCGCTGCCGCGGTCGCATCCGGCAACGGCTCGGGTTCCCTGGGGTTCGCCGGCACGGTGGGCAAGGACAGCTCGGCCGAGGCGTCGGGATTTGCGACGTTGAGCAGCAATGGATTTGGCGAAGGTCCGCGCATTCCGATGGTGCCGGGAACCTGGGAGCCGGAGTCATCGGAGGGGGAGGGGGACCACAGCTGAGCATGTGTTCGGGAGGCAACGGTAATCGGATGAGGAAAGGGTTTCAGGGATGAGTTTGTTGGATGCTCACATTCCGCAGTTGGTGGCGTCGCAGTCGGCGTTTGGTGCCAAGGCGGGTTTGATGCGGTCGACGATTGGTCAGGCCGAGCAGGAGGCGATGTCGTCGCAGGCGTTTCACGCCGGGGATTCGGCGGCGGCGTTTCAGGCGGCGCATGCCCGTTTTGTGGCGGCGGCGGCGAAGGTGAACTCGCTGTTGGATATCGCGCAGGCCAACTTGGGTGATGCGGCGGGTACGTATGTGGCCGCGGACAGTGCTGCGGCGAGCAGCTACCCGGGCTTCTGAGTCGCTGGCTGATTAATCGAAAGGGTTTGTGATGTCGCAGATTATGTACAACTACCCGGCGATGCTGGCGCATTCGGCGGACATGGCGGGCTATGCCGGCACGATTCAGAGTCTGGGTGCCGACATCTCTGCTGAGCAGGCTGCGTTGCAGTCGGCGTGGCAGGGTGACACCGGGTTGAGCTACCAGGCGTGGCAGGCGCAGTGGAACCAGGCGCTGGAGCAGTTGGTGCTGTCGTATCGGGCGATGGCGAGCACGCACGAGAACAACACCACCTCGATGCTGGCTCGCGACTCGGCCGAGGGCGCCAAGTGGGGCGGTTAGGCCCACAACGTCGATGACCAACCAGCCCAACGCCGTCGAGCTGACTGTTGAGCAGGCGTGGTGCATCGCTGAGACCGTGGGAGCGGGCACGTTCCCGTGGGTGCTGGCGATCACCACGCCCTACACCGATGCCGCCGAACGGGGTGCGTTTCTCGCAGCCCAGACCGCCGAACTTGCCCGCATGGGCATGGTGTCGGCCGATGGCGCCATCAATGCGGCAGTGGCCGAATGGATTCGGGTTGTGTGCTTTCCGGAGCGGTGGCTGGACCTGCGCTACGTGGGTTCGGCCGCCGCATCCGGGGGCGACGATCTGCTGCGCGGGATCATCGCCCGCCGCGGCGGTAAAACCGTTGTGGCGCTGCGCAATGCGCAGTTGGTCACCTTTACGTCGATGGATGTCCACGATGCCCGCGCGCTGGTGCCGATCCTCGGTGTCGGCCTGGCGCAGCGCCCGCCGGCACGATTCGACGAGTTCAACCTGCCCGCCCAGGTCGGCGCGCGGGCAGACGAGCGGCTACGCAATGGCACGCCGCTCGCCGAAGTCCTTGACTACCTTGGCATTCCCCAGTCGGCGCGCGCCGTGGTCGAATCGGTGTTCACCGGACCGCGCAGCTACGTGGAGATCGTCGCGGGCTGTCACCACGACGGTCGGCACACCAGCACCGAGGTCGGCATGAGCATCGTCGACACCACGGAGGGCAGGGTGCTGGTGAGCCCGTCGCGGGCCTTCGACGGCGAATGGGTCTCGACGTTCAGCCCCGGCACCTCCTTTGCCGTCGCCGTCGCCGTCGAACAGCTCACCGGCCAACTGCCGGACGGTCATTGGTTCGAAGGCAACCGGCTCTCCCGAGACTTCAGCAGCTCCACCACCCAAACTGTCTGACCCAACACTGCGAACACACGTCGTTCCACAACAGAAAGAGAAGCAATGTTCCGCGAAATCCTGAGGAGTCGGTGATGTCCAGCGCTGTCATTCCCATCGTGCGGGTCGCCATCCTGGCGGACAGCAGGCTGACTGAAATCGCCCTGCCCGCGGACCTGCCGCTGCGCGAAATCCTGCCCGCTGTCGAGCGATTGGTTGTTCCCACCGTCGCCGACGATGCGGCGGGCACCGGTGCGGAAGCTGCGACGCCGGCACGACTCAGCCTCGCCCCCATCGGCGGAGCGCCGTTCAGCCTGGACGCGAGTCTCGGCACGGTCGGCGTGGTCGACGGTGACCTGCTGGCGCTACAGCCGATTCCGGTCGGACCCGCGGCGCCCGGCATCGTCGAGGACATCGCCGACGCCGCGGTCATCTTCTCGACGTCGCGTCTCAAGCCGTGGGGTACCGCGCACATCCAGCGGGGCGCCATCGCCGGTCTAATCGGATTGCTCTGGGCCGCAACCGGTCTCGGGGTCGTGCACCGCGTGGTCACCGGTGCGCCGGTCGGCGCGTTCGTGGTCGGTGCGATCGCTCTGCTCAGCGTCCTCGCCGGTCTGTTCGCGCGGTCGCCGCGCGCCGGTGCGGCGCTGTCCGCAGCCGCCCTGGTTCCGCTCGCGGCGGCGCTGGCCCTCGCGGTCCCGGGACACTTCGGGACGCCACAGATCACCCTCGCCGCAGCCGGGGTGGCTGCCTGGTCACTGATCAGCCTGATCCTGCCGCAGCGCGAAAACCGGGGCAGCATTAGCTTTTTCACCGCTACCACGGTGCTGGGTATCGGTGTCCTGCTGGCCGCCGGCGCGAGCTCGCTGTGGGCGCTGCCGCTGGTGACGTTGGGTGCCGGGCTGCTCGTGGTGGCGTTGCTGGTCACCGTCGAGGCTCCGCAACTGTCCGCGCTGTGGGCGCGGTTCCCGCTGCCGGTGATTCCGGCTCCCGGCGACCCGACCCCGTCGGCGCCGTCGTCGCGGGTGTTGGCGGACCTGCCGCGCCGCGTCCGGATCAGTGACGCGCACCAGACCGGATTCATCGCCGGTGCGGTGCTGCTCAGCGTGATCGGATCGCTGGCCATCGCATGGCGGCCCGAAACCCTGTCGCCGTGGGGCTGGTACGTGATCGCCGCGACCGCGGCGGCCTCCGCGCTGCGGGCCCGGGTCTGGGACTCGGCGTCCATCAAGGCGTGGCTGCTGGCTCAGCCGCATCTGGTGGGCCTGTCGCTGGTGATGCTCTACACCGCGAGCGCGCACTACCTGACCGCGCTGGTGATCGGCGCGGTGCTCGCGGTGCTGGTGGCGGGCTGGGTGACCGTGGCGCTGAGCCCGGCGATCGCGTCGCCGGACACCTACTCGCTGCCCGTGCGCCGACTGGTGGGCTTCGTCGCGTCCGGAATCGACGCGTCGCTCATCCCGGTGCTGGCCTACCTCGTCGGACTGTTCGCGTGGGTGCTTGATCGATGAGCTCTGCCCGCACTCGGCGATTCGGTTGCCTCGCAGCGGCGGTGCTGGCCACGCTGTGGGTCTGCCCGCCCGCGTCGGCGATCGACCGTCCCCAGGTCGATCCCGGTGCCGCGCCGCCGCCCGGCGCGCCCGGCCCCGTCGCGCCGATGGAGAAGAACGGCGAGTGCAGCGCGACCGGCCTCATCACCGGCACCGACGTCAAGGCGGTGCCACCGAGCCAGCAAACGCTGGATCCGGCTGCGGCATGGCAGTTTTCGCGCGGCGACGGCCAGTTGGTCGCGGTGCTGGACACCGGGGTGCGCCCGGGCCCACGACTGCCCGGTGTCCAAGCCGGCGGTGACTATGTCGAATCGACCGACGGTCTCACCGACTGCGACGGTCGTGGGACCGCGGTCGCCGGACTGATCGCCGGCCAACCCGGCGACGACGGCTTCACCGGGATCGCGCCGGGTGCCCGCCTGGTGTCACTGCGGGTGACATCGTCGAAATTCTCGACGCGCGGTGCGGGTGGCGATCCCGCCATCGGACGCGCAGTCGTCGACGTGACGGCCCTCGGTCGCGCGATCGTGCACGCCGCCGACCTCGGCGCCCGCGTGATCACCGTCTCGGGCATCACCTGCCTGCCCGCCGACCGCAACGTCGACCAGGGTGCGCTCGGGGCGGCGATCCGCTACGCGGCCGTCGACAAGGACGCGGTGATCGTGGCCGCCGCGGGCAACATCGGCGCCGCCGGCGCGGCCAGCGGTTCGGCGTGCGACGCGAATCCGCTGACCGACCTGGCGCGTCCGGACGATGCGCGCAATTGGGCTGGCGTGACGTCGGTTTCGGTGCCGTCATGGTGGCAGCCGTACGTGCTGTCCGTCGGATCGTTGACGCCTGGCGACCAGCCGTCGAAGTTCACCATGGCCGGACCGTGGGTGGGCATCGCGGCGCCCGGCGAGAACATCGTTTCGGTGAGCAACCGCGACGACGGCGGACTGGCCAACGGCTTGCCCAACGAGCACCAGCAATTGGTGCCGCTGGCCGGTACCAGCTACGCCGCCGGATACGTCTCGGGCGTCGCCGCATTGGTGCGCAATAAGTACCCGGAGCTGAACTCGACCCAGGTGATCCAGCGGATCACCGCGTCGGCGCACAACGGGGCCCGCGCGCCGTCCAACGTCGTCGGCGCGGGCGCCGTCGACCCGGTGGCCGCGCTTACCTGGCAGCTGCCCGCCAACGCGCACGGTGACGCGTCGCCGGTGAAACACGTTGCGGCGCCGCCACCCGCAGCCCCCAAGAGCCCCTGGCCCAAGATCGTCGCCTTCGGCGGAACGGCCGCACTCGTACTGGCCGTCGTG
The sequence above is a segment of the Candidatus Mycobacterium wuenschmannii genome. Coding sequences within it:
- a CDS encoding ESX secretion-associated protein EspG, with the protein product MTNQPNAVELTVEQAWCIAETVGAGTFPWVLAITTPYTDAAERGAFLAAQTAELARMGMVSADGAINAAVAEWIRVVCFPERWLDLRYVGSAAASGGDDLLRGIIARRGGKTVVALRNAQLVTFTSMDVHDARALVPILGVGLAQRPPARFDEFNLPAQVGARADERLRNGTPLAEVLDYLGIPQSARAVVESVFTGPRSYVEIVAGCHHDGRHTSTEVGMSIVDTTEGRVLVSPSRAFDGEWVSTFSPGTSFAVAVAVEQLTGQLPDGHWFEGNRLSRDFSSSTTQTV
- the eccD gene encoding type VII secretion integral membrane protein EccD — protein: MSSAVIPIVRVAILADSRLTEIALPADLPLREILPAVERLVVPTVADDAAGTGAEAATPARLSLAPIGGAPFSLDASLGTVGVVDGDLLALQPIPVGPAAPGIVEDIADAAVIFSTSRLKPWGTAHIQRGAIAGLIGLLWAATGLGVVHRVVTGAPVGAFVVGAIALLSVLAGLFARSPRAGAALSAAALVPLAAALALAVPGHFGTPQITLAAAGVAAWSLISLILPQRENRGSISFFTATTVLGIGVLLAAGASSLWALPLVTLGAGLLVVALLVTVEAPQLSALWARFPLPVIPAPGDPTPSAPSSRVLADLPRRVRISDAHQTGFIAGAVLLSVIGSLAIAWRPETLSPWGWYVIAATAAASALRARVWDSASIKAWLLAQPHLVGLSLVMLYTASAHYLTALVIGAVLAVLVAGWVTVALSPAIASPDTYSLPVRRLVGFVASGIDASLIPVLAYLVGLFAWVLDR
- the mycP gene encoding type VII secretion-associated serine protease mycosin; the protein is MSSARTRRFGCLAAAVLATLWVCPPASAIDRPQVDPGAAPPPGAPGPVAPMEKNGECSATGLITGTDVKAVPPSQQTLDPAAAWQFSRGDGQLVAVLDTGVRPGPRLPGVQAGGDYVESTDGLTDCDGRGTAVAGLIAGQPGDDGFTGIAPGARLVSLRVTSSKFSTRGAGGDPAIGRAVVDVTALGRAIVHAADLGARVITVSGITCLPADRNVDQGALGAAIRYAAVDKDAVIVAAAGNIGAAGAASGSACDANPLTDLARPDDARNWAGVTSVSVPSWWQPYVLSVGSLTPGDQPSKFTMAGPWVGIAAPGENIVSVSNRDDGGLANGLPNEHQQLVPLAGTSYAAGYVSGVAALVRNKYPELNSTQVIQRITASAHNGARAPSNVVGAGAVDPVAALTWQLPANAHGDASPVKHVAAPPPAAPKSPWPKIVAFGGTAALVLAVVAAAAIAARRRKEVSL